The following proteins are co-located in the Vidua macroura isolate BioBank_ID:100142 chromosome 1, ASM2450914v1, whole genome shotgun sequence genome:
- the NDUFA4 gene encoding cytochrome c oxidase subunit NDUFA4 translates to MVLQTILTHAKKHPALIPLFVIIGSGGVGASLYLMRLAMFNPDVSWDKKNNPEPWNKMAPNDQYKLFSVNMDYSRLKKDRPDF, encoded by the exons ATGGTGCTACAAACCATCCTCACCCACGCAAAGAAGCACCCGGCC TTGATCCCTCTGTTTGTGATCATTGGATCTGGAGGTGTTGGTGCAAGCCTGTATCTTATGCGTTTGGCAATGTTCAACCCTGATGTTAG CTGGGACAAGAAAAATAACCCAGAACCTTGGAACAAAATGGCTCCCAATGACCAGTACAAG TTGTTCTCGGTTAATATGGACTACAGTAGACTCAAAAAGGACCGTCCTGATTTCTAA